The Vigna angularis cultivar LongXiaoDou No.4 chromosome 9, ASM1680809v1, whole genome shotgun sequence DNA window aagtactgaaccgaaatttcaTCAATCTTATCCTTAAACTCCAGTTGTCATggtattgcaaattatgaaaattaattttctcaaactgtccaatcggacaattcaaaatttaacacaaacgattaaaagattaatcgtttgtcttaaatttcaaacgggaactaagtgtcactcaatgtaTGGCAATAACTAATACACAATaacacatacatgcatacacaaaatttaACAGTCAAAAACATCCATACACTAATACACATTTCGCATTAATCGTTTAACACAATAACATAACTAATACACATTATAGTAAAAAACGTCCATACACAAAATccacatacatgcatacacaaaattttcaaccaacaagctaacctgaaaagtagattccAAATGAGAAGGAGGGAAGTGGAGGAGTAAACGGCCTAACACGCAGTCCAAAAAGAGTCAAGGAagtcgcccaagaacacgcaagaatCTGCAAAAAAACGGacccaaaacaatttttaatcggttcaaatcaaagacatttcatcacagagcaatgtaatcggattaaatgtaattttaaacggtccaaaagtgagaaaaccAACCTCGAATATCAATGGCGCAGCAGCAGAGTCGCGAACGGCGGGGAAGAAGACGAACAGTGAATGGTCTCGGTTCGCGCTTTCCATTTTAATGatcatagacgtccgtcccacgtgggccggacgtctataatattatagacgtccggcccacCACTAATATGACGttgtaatgaatttaaaattgaatttcgCGGGGCTTTACACGTCCGTTCAGATGGCGCTGACGTCTATAATTTTATCAACGTCCGTCCcaagacggacgtctataattcTGATGAAAACCTAAACGATTCAACTACCCATGTCAGTCCTCTGAACCTCCGTTCTGaggggcgcggacgtctataatattttagacgtccgcgcccctcagaacggacgttcagaggactGACAGAGTGGCTGGGGTAATAATTACTTAAAGTCCACTAAACGTCCGTTCTGGggggcgcggacgtctataatattatagccGTCCGCGCCCCTCaaaacggacgtctataatgtgATAAACGTCTagctcgacccaggacggacgttcagagattgACAACGGCAGCCTCTCAAACGTCCGTCCCCCCTatgacggacgtctataatgtgataaacgtccagctcgacccaggacggacgttcagagattgacaacggcagcctttaaaacgtccgtccctgtgacggacgtctataatgttataaacgtccagctcgacccaggacggacgttcagtgATTGCCAACGGCAGCCTTTAAAACGTCCGTCCCtgtgacggacgtctataatgttataaacgtccagctcgacccaggacggacgttcagagattgacaacggcagcctttaaaacgtccgtccctgtgacggacgtctataatgttataaacgtccgtctcgacctaggacggacgtctatagttCCACTTATTTACtattatgccaccggtcaattatataCGTTGGGGATTCgttggacggacgtctattcGGGGACGTGAAAAACcgtttctgcactagtgagTGGTAAGCAGATGTATATTTTGAAATGGGTGAGATTGTATATATGTATACCTTGTGACACATGGTGAGAAaagtttggttgaattgaagCTTGATGGGGAGAGGCATAGAATGAAATGTTGGAATTGGGAGTGTGTGAGGTCTGGGATTGTGGTGAAATGTCTGCAATAATATTGGCATTGATTGAAAGCAATTGAAAGTTGCATGAGTAGGTGCATTAGAAGTGGCCAAAAGAGCTTTTTACCCACACATTCATCCTCACTCTTAAGATATACACTCATATCCATTCTTCACATTATTACCAAATATCATACACACATCCAACATCTCAATTTCTTCACACCATCACTCGCTTTCCAACTTCCCTAATCATTCTAATCTTCCAAACTTCACACTGTTCACAACACAGTAACCATTTCATATTCTTCCAAACTATATACCACAATATCCCCTCTATTCATCCTTTCTTTCAACATTTACATTCAAAGGCTCTGattaaaaaccccaaaatcaaatCTTCTTCTACTTTCAATAACTTAGGTCATATCATATTCTATTTTACCActtcttacaaattttaatcTCATGCTAAAATGTTTAAAATCCCCTTGTTTTTATCGGATTTGAACCAAATgagaaaaagttatattttaaaaatagataatatttcatcatgtttaaatttttaaaattcccTTATTCACGCACGCACGGAGGATTATTATCATACTttataaataatcatatataacaGTTGATTTTAATGGtgttattttaattctaaaacgtttaaaattgatataattttttattattaaaggtttttttatttatcacgTGAAAATCTTTTAATGACGTCATCATCTATTTATTGTGAAATGGGTTTTAAATTagtgtgtttgtttttttctttgagaagaaaattattgtttatataaatgcaatttttaaaattttgtgacATTAATTGAGGAAGATAAGTTGCATGTGTGTGGTCTACATCATATTTAAATCCAATCAATTAGGATAgcatttcatttaaatatttaaagtatatatatttatgatagAATAACaacattttctctctctatttGTATGTTAGAACCAATTCACACTATTGTATACCTCTATTCTATGTTAATTTCTTGAACACTTCCTTTGTAATGATTATTATAACTCTATATATGGTATCATTAAGCAACATTTGTCAACCTTAGTCATAAGAGTAGCGAAACAGCAGTGTCATAATTGTATGTCTCATAATGTGTTATTAATATCTTTCCTACTAATAAAAgataggataatgatactttgacaacatttttttgacaatattttaacactgtatacgtgtcattctgtgattggtctatattggtgtttatgattattattattgattgtgaaataattttggaccaatcacagaatgacacgtagacagtgttaaaatgttgtcaaaaaaatgttgtcaaagtatcattatcctaaaAGATATTCATGTTGTacattttatacttaattattactattttataaattttgtgacTAAACTTTTTTGAAagtatattttactattttgcttttcaattttcatttatttaattattccattaaatatttaaaatttagttgaCTGCATACAATCAAATAGTGAAAGCTTCTGAAagttagttttttgttttttcacttTCAATTGTTCTGTTATCATAGCATTGGCTTTATCTAGTTtgactttaaatataatttgtacatacaattttaaatatgtatatttaatgttaaatgTATTGAATAAAGTGTTTACTACTAGAAATAGAAATAGTTTAACTCatctaataaatataacaaCAATGTTTCCTTAATAGTTACTGTGACAATTCCTCTTCTAGCAATTATTGGGTTAAGAATacaatatataattgttgaactcatcatttattgttaaataaaaaaaaactttagttaatagtgataaaataatttccttttatttaaaaatacttacACCTTTGATTGAATTATACCTTAATCAATCAATCTTATTCATAGAACCATTCATGCAAACCTAcaccaaaattaatatatattttcctgttattgatttaatttacaCTCTTCTTACGcaagttaaataatattttttccttttgttgtTTCTCTAATTAAAAAAGGTTGGTtgtagaaaacaaaattaaaaaataagatatggGTGAGATTTTAATCACATGTCATTTTCTGATACAGACAAAAAGGGATGAGCTTTTAATCACATGTCATTTTCTAATACAGGCAAAAAGGATGATTGATTTCAATGCCTTACCTCAAACTCTCATTGCATGTCTCTATTTTTCATTATGGGTTTAGATTCTTAAAATAGTTCTATGGatgatttatatttgtttattattgttgtatatatatttagattaaaaaagaaGACTAGTTATTAAACTCAAAGAATCTTgtatcatataatttattaaaagattataaTTGTTTAGGTATACTTAATAGACTTCCATAGTTTAGAAgttgaaacagtaataatttaaatatatattattctaattatttaaGATGAACAAAATTATAACATTCTAAATTCAAAATCGTACACTATGTCGACACacattaacaatattatttaataaaaaaaacttgatttGAGAACATAAACATTATATTGAAacaattaatatgatttttagaccattatttgaaaagtttattcaatataatttattacacTCATTTAACactctaaaataataatattttaatcatatttatattatttttaatttaaaattataatatatattattctattattaaaaaataatgctAAAGGAATGTATTTTTAGAAAGAGTAAAGAaactttttctataaaatataatatggctgtttaattaaattatcattcatgattaaattagtattttcaTACTATTTGGTAGACTCcacttctttatttttatttgctgTTTTTACCTAAGACAATTGTAAAGATAggtaaaaacaaaaagagtgaaaattaaagaaatctAAAATTGCTGATGCAATTATTTTTCCAATAATACCAACACTAATTTAAATAgatgatattaatttttcaaataaaataaaaactgaataaaaaaagtaatatttaaatttaaaaaaaaaaactattaagtCTGTATTGAAATGATGGGAGGAAATTAACTAGAAATGAAATAGGGAAAGGGAAAGGTACAGGTATAGGCAATAGTATGTATGATGACGATGGTATGGTAGGCACAGTGGTAACGGATTAACATCAAATCAAACGGGTGGATGATGGTGCCAAAACGGCGTTATCTTGAAAATCCCCACTGTTGTTTCACTGTCAGATAATGCTCCTAACTAAGGTGGTCGTGTAAGATGGTTATTGGATGAATCAACAAACTGCCATAACCTTTGCATTTAATGATGCCAACGCTTCCTCCAACACCTTCTGCACACTCATTTAATGCATACCAGACACTCTCACTCTCCTCCACCACCATTTTTATACCTATTTATCTCatcacatattataaaaatatttacaaaataaaaatacttaaaaactCATTTCCCAATATTAACCAAAATCATGGATTAAATACATCCTACCAATCGATATTCAAGGAAAAACTTTTCCATGCCATACATCAATCTAAAAACTccacaataatattttaactaataaatactaacaaaaccttttatttttatgtttctgtttttCCATTCTCTATTCTTTCTTCTACTCGAGCAAACAAAAAGGTCGACCCGAGTCAATACCCGAACCACGACCCTTGCCTTGTGCTAAGGAACCTCATCCTACCAGTTTCGGATCCTTATCACCATGCAAGgagctttttctctttttccatGCGCGGTTCGTTCTTGACTCAAACAACCATCCGTCATTCACACGCGCCCCACCCATTACATGTTTCAATGTCTAAACCTTCAAAATCTCAACAaatgaggaaaaagaaaaaaaaaacacactcACGTGACTTAGGGATGACAATGACATGATCAATCACGTGATGGTGATGGTTAACTTTCGCAGTGCAGAGCAGCTTTGATTTTTTGAACGGTGCATGATATGAGGTTGTTCACGGTTTCCACGGACTCTACTGTGAGCTTGGCTGTAGGAAGACTATTCACAAGGATCTGAAACGCAACCGTTAAAAGGGACCCACTCACGCGTGCCACACCATTATCACCACCGTTTGTTGCGGCAGTAGGCCCATTCTGTGACCCACGAGACCCGGGTCCATCAGGAACAATAGCAAATCCCGATGGCAACAGTGCCACATAAGCTGAATCACCACCGTTCATAACGACATGCATGGCCGGAATATCCACCGGCGCGTACACCACAAGCGACCCTGCCTCGTCTATGCATGTCTCCTGTAATATCAGCATGCTGCTCTGGCTGGAGTTTATGGCCTGCaacacaagaagaaaaaaaacactaattaaataaaacccAGTTCAAAGTGAAATAATATAACTAGTGTGTTGTCATTTTCCAGAGGCTGGTCAAACCtgaatctaaattttttattttcactttttaaaattttcatgtttatttttttaaaaattgaataaaaaacaaGAAGTCAGAAACAGACGTCTtatattttgactttttttattttagtgattCATCAAAATCTGCCTCCATTGATACTTCCAAAACTTCCATCGTTGTCCTTCTCAAAGTTTCAGCAGCTCTCATCCAAAAACTAAACGACAACCAACGCCATTTCCAATCCAAACactaatgaaaacaaaaacattaacacAAACTTTGCATGCCCTAACAAAGAAATTATCGCAAAAGCATTCACACATCTAAAatcacgaaaaaaaaaaaaactttgtaacGAAAATGATAGGAGTGAGAAGAAGCATACACTGGCTCGGAGGAGAGAGACGCAGTTGCCGTGGTCTTGGCCCTTGGCGATGTGGGCCATCTCCTGCATGGGCCCGCCGTTGGAGAGTATGTCCCACTCGCTTCGGAGGCGCTCGTCCCGAAGGAAGTCAAAGAGCCTCTGCGGCGACACCGGGAGCCAAACGGAGGTGGCGGCGCTCAGCACAATCCCCGGCGGCTCGCCGGGATCATCCACGCTCTTCCTTGTCATCACCCTCACGTCCTCATCCACGTTCCCGGGGTTGAGCTTGTTCCACTTGTGCACCGTGGAGGCACACACTCCGGCGCAGAAGTTGTTGGTCATTCGCTGCGCCAGCTTCACCATGCTCCGCCTCCCCCCCGCTGTTATTGCTGCACCCACCATCAAAATCATGAATCTTAACAACAAAACATTTgtcatgtaaaaaaatattgatcttTTAGAATGCCCATATCAAAATACCTGAATGGTCTCGAGAGGGTGCTGCTGAGGACATTAAGATCGCAAGACACTCGCATTGCCGTTGAAGGGTAGCCACCCAACGCTGAGCACCGAACCCCATGCCTGAGTTCAACGATGGTCTATAAACCTGGTGAATTTGGCTCTCATCGTATTCTGCGTGCTCCACCCATGTCACCTTCAAGCCACATGCAACCAACCATGTCAAAATTCATGCATGtcacaaaattatttcaaaaccACTGTtctcttaattaattaattaagttcaTCGTGTTGACTAATTGAAGTGTATGCATAATAAAATAAGgttatgtatgtatgtttgtttATGGCGacagtatataaaaaaatgtgtaaaagcAAATCTTAGAAAAGCCTGAAGACTGGGCTCAGCAACAGACATAGGTATCTCTCATGGACCTCGACAAGTACATAAAATATTGGTACTATATAAAGTCAAGATGCAGTATTTACAGGAGCAATGGGGTACTGTGAGCATCGAGATTtacaaccaaacaaaaactCAGAGGAAACAGACAAAGTACTCAGTCTCTGATTTTTTACTCCAAGGGTTTTCATTCAATATTATATGTAACAGCCCTATCCGATCATAGGTCTGGAACTAGGCCACATTCGATCTCGTGAATTAAATAATGCTACAAAGATACTTATTGTGTGGTGTCAAAGATTGGAATAGAAACatcatatgtattttttatagaaTCAGAAAGTGCGTGCAAGATCATATGGCCGATTTCATACAAATGGATATCTTATTAATGTCTTCAAGATGGCATAAATTTAAGTGATGGagatttttgtgaataaattaATGGATTGATTTGAATTTTATACCACACAGGAAATACTCTCTATTCCAAAACTAACACTGTTATCTTATGAGGAATCTATgcatagattaaaaaattatcagcTGATGTGTGCATGTTTCGATTAAAATACCTTTAGTACTTTATTGATAGTTGagatatttataaattgattattttgtcAAAGGAGTCTATGGGATTGAAGATCAAACGTTGAAAACTCCACATTGgaatataattgttaaattgAGATCCGACTCTGCTGCAATGATATTATGTAAACTTTtggaaaaaatgaaatgaattttgTGTGAAAATCATCACTGACAGAATAGTTATATAGAGAGTAGTCACTAGACTAGCCAAGTTACTTCGAAACAGGAGCTCATAAAAAGCTTCGAAAAGCAAAGCCCCGTGATTCCTTGGCATGGTGTTTTGTTTCTCTTGAATATTCTGTACTTGGCTCCAACGACCAGTAACTTCCATGAACAAATGTGATTAAAAACCAAAGGGAAAGATACCCACTTCGGAAGTcataataaattcaatataaaaatgaaagctATTAAATACTAGTGTATATTTTGGTAATAACAGTGGCTGCATGGTCAATAGTTTCTAGGAggaatataaatcatttttgcAGTCCTCAAAGATTAGGATTCTGAAGAAAAgcacataataatattttagcaGTCAATTATTGTAAAAAACCCTCCTTTCTTCTAACCCTTTTATGCTAAGGAGGATATAGTAGTATAATCATTACTCTTTTGTACTAGGGAGTAGGAGTTAGAATAGAATGATCCCACACTAAAAACTAGAAAGAGTGTTTCAGTTTACCTTGGAGTAACCATTGGGCATGTCTTGCACAACACAACCAGAAGGAAGCCTCCTACAGTTGACAAAAGTGGATGGTGCTCCTGAACTTTCTCTGATGGACACATCGACCACTGCCCAAACCCCTTCTGCGTGCTGCTTGCAAAACCTTAGGAAATTGACCTCACGAACAGGAACCAAAGGCGAAAGAACTTGAAGTTCGGCATGCATCTGAGCACCAGATTTAAAGGGTCAGAAACCAAAATCACACCCCATTTCCCTTCAccaagaaattaaaaagaactTGAAACAACATAAACCAAACTTACTAATTGAAGTGCTCCATTTCTTGATCCATTTATCCCGTTAGATATCACCTCAGTAGTGGAGGTTCTTGCAATGATACAAGGAAACATTTCTGCCCATCGATTCTGTTGAGGCAAAATGCAATTCAGTCATGCATTTCTAGGTGCATTTTCAGCGTTTCACCATTTTCTAAGTTTAGGCCAAGTTTTACGTGCTTCACACactattttctaattaaaattggAGTTTAGTGAGATGAAATTTCAATTGGCTTACCGCGTCCATGAGAGTCTCAACAAGTGCCAAACTGTTAATGATGACCATGCCATTTTCCCTAGAGGCTTCGGACACAAACCCATTTGGTCTCAAACCAATACAAGGAGTGAAGGTTCTCGCGTACTCCTCATGGTTCATGATTTCCCTCCCACCTTCAACATTCCTCACCCAAAGAGGCTCCCCAGTTTGAGCCATCTTCACCAACTCATCCATGGCAGCCAAAGCAAGCTCAAGAAACATGGACCTTTCCATGGACCTATCAAACCCACCCACAACAGAAGTTGGTCGGGTACTAGTGGGAGACACCATAGCCAAAGGGTTGTTAGACACAGACATCGACATTCCCATTCCAAAATCTTGTCCCAAAGGCAATGTAGTGCCTATGCTCATTCCACCAAATCCGTTCCCCCCAACGCCAAGCTCCAAACTTGAATTCGGTAACGAAGAAACGGGGCGACCCAGAAACTTGCCCGTGAGTGCACACACGCGATCGAGCTCGTCCTTCAACCGGGCGTTCTCAATCCGAAGGTGCTGCTCCTCCAGCGAAATCTCGCCGATGATGGCAGGGCCACCGCAATTGGAGCACATGGGGTTCCTCATTGCGTCCCTGATAGACATGTTCTCCGCTCTCAGCTTGTCGTTCTCTTGCCTTAGCAAAGTGTTCTCGTGCCGCTCCAACTGGGTCTGGTACAACCGTACGTAAGAAGGCAAAAGTTTCAAACTGCATCAGAAACctcaaaaaggaagaaaaggagtGTGAAAGTGACTTTGTGAGAGTTTGAAGCGTGCCACACCTTCATTTGGGTTCTCCGGTTTTGGAACCAAAACTTCACCTGTCGAGTTTCCAAGCACAGTCTCTTGCTAAGTTCGAGTCTTTGCTTCTCATCTGGATGAGGACACTCCTTGAACAACCTGAAccccattaaaaaaaattcaaaaaaaatcaTCCACCATTCAAATCACAAATAACATACACGTACAACGTGTTTAGGAAGTAAGAAACTGTTTTGGAACCAAGGTTAACCATTAGGCTTATAGAATTGCATGTTACTATGCATAagagtgaagaagaaaaagaataagaagaatAGAAGGATTGAATggtgaaatgaaaaagaaaatgaaaatgaaaatacgCTTCGAGTTCTTGTATCTGCTGAGGGGTGTGTCGGTGATAGCGTTTTTTCCTGGGAGGGTTGTCGGCGGCATCTTGTTCATCGCCGGAAGCGCCGTCGATGTTGTCGCTGCCAGATCTGctttcatgttcttcttctctgCTTCTTCGCAAACCGTTTGGTTCGAAGCTATTTTCGACCATTCTATTCACATCTTCTTGTCCATCTATATTGGTTTGCtgcttttgtttcattttttgcaaacaagaaaggaaaagaaattagGAAACACAGTACAACATGGTACCAACACGCTAGTTTTTAAAGTAAAGTAACGAGATCTCTCACAAGTGCCAGAGATAGTCCTGGGGAGTTGAACATGGATTTGGCCAGGGTTGGAGTGGTGGTGGTCACCAGGCGTGGCTGAGAGATTGCACCAAAGGGCATTCTATCGTCTTCGTTGGTGTTGGTATGGGTGGTGGTGGTAACGTTGCTGTAAGGAATATCCGAAAGGTCGTGTCTGGCTACGCCACTACCTGATTTGTTTTCAAGAAAACCCCCAAAACTCATCAAAGAAGCCACTTTTCTCTTCAACAGAAGTACCCCAACAAGCCTAAAATTTTTACCCTGAAACCCCTCGAACTCACTTCTTCTTAAGCATCGAATTGCTTCATCAGTGAGAATTCAGGCGTCAATTAGCTACCCCAGAATTTTGAAACTCAAGAAAGACTCAAAAGATGAAGTGGGACGGTCAGAAAGAGACTTATATACTCTGGGAGAGTGATCAAAGAAGAAACTTTCAAGGTAAAGGGGGAAAGAATAGAGACAGAGAGATAGAGGAGACAAAAGGATAAAACCCCAATGTCTCAGCTTTCTCTCTgtagcagaaagaaaaaaaaatgctgtctttttcttttcttctattatttgtagagaaagaaaggaagCCTAGAAACCCTTATGCTATTACAGCAgcctccttcttctttctctatTCCTCTCTTAGTAGTGACCCTTTGAGAGTGGCACTTTGTGGCGACACAGTTGAATTGTAGCTTCAATCCATTGGCTTGGGGTTAAATGGAAAAGGGATATAAGAACCCTACTGTCTTTGCGTGTATGTGCCTCATTCTTTGCATGCTTGACTCTTGTAAAGCCTAAAAGGAAAAAgacagaaaacaaaataaaaaaaaaagatgcagtttttaattatagttttaatcAAGTAACATGTTTATATTTAATCTATGAAGGCTCTTAAAAAGTGACACTCTGGTTTTAATCAAAAGCTTTGTGTTTGACTTTTGTAATAGAATAACAGTATGACACTATTATGCTAAGGAAAAGGGTGaaagattgaagaaaatgaaaatggttATAGATTGTACAGAGAAtgatgagagagagagagagagagagagaggaaaaaggTGAAGATAAAACGTAACGTGTGGACTATTGGAAGCCTTACAAATAGATGGATCCAAAAAGGGTCGGTTGACTCTTACTGTGATGGCTGATGGTATTTGCACAGTATCCCCAGAAAGCCTGTGAGTGACTGTGAAAATTGCAAAGTGCCTTTTTGATGAGCTTTTTGGAGAAGAAAGTAAACCAAGTTATAGAATGATGATGATAGGGTCCTAtggtgtttgtgtgtgtttgggTATGAGATCCATAGGATAGGACTCTTTCACACAAATCTCAACCTTTCTTCACAAACCGTCCTAGGGATTCTCAATAATTGGACTAAGCTTGCTTTAATCACTCCTTAGAAGACAAAAATCACACAACTTTTTACACTTTTCTcccttcctttcttcttttttttttctttttaatgaatCTCAAATTAATTCTcgtaaaattagaaaaaatgtatattttttctataacttttaatctaattttgaattccttcttctttttctgttaaaggtttattttttttatttgggtaATTATGAAAAGAATTGATGTTGTAGTTAAAGTTATTggctaaataataaaatgaatgaacAAAGCGTTTTAgtgataaaagaaatacaaaagaGAAATGGGTTTGAAAAAGTAACTTGGGATCATTAATCATATGAGCTAAAAAATTATttcgtttatttttttttcctttttaatgaATCTCGAATCAATTCTCAtcatattagaaaaaatatatatt harbors:
- the LOC108347471 gene encoding homeobox-leucine zipper protein ANTHOCYANINLESS 2 isoform X2, translated to MSFGGFLENKSGSGVARHDLSDIPYSNVTTTTHTNTNEDDRMPFGAISQPRLVTTTTPTLAKSMFNSPGLSLALQTNIDGQEDVNRMVENSFEPNGLRRSREEEHESRSGSDNIDGASGDEQDAADNPPRKKRYHRHTPQQIQELEALFKECPHPDEKQRLELSKRLCLETRQVKFWFQNRRTQMKTQLERHENTLLRQENDKLRAENMSIRDAMRNPMCSNCGGPAIIGEISLEEQHLRIENARLKDELDRVCALTGKFLGRPVSSLPNSSLELGVGGNGFGGMSIGTTLPLGQDFGMGMSMSVSNNPLAMVSPTSTRPTSVVGGFDRSMERSMFLELALAAMDELVKMAQTGEPLWVRNVEGGREIMNHEEYARTFTPCIGLRPNGFVSEASRENGMVIINSLALVETLMDANRWAEMFPCIIARTSTTEVISNGINGSRNGALQLMHAELQVLSPLVPVREVNFLRFCKQHAEGVWAVVDVSIRESSGAPSTFVNCRRLPSGCVVQDMPNGYSKVTWVEHAEYDESQIHQVYRPSLNSGMGFGAQRWVATLQRQCECLAILMSSAAPSRDHSAITAGGRRSMVKLAQRMTNNFCAGVCASTVHKWNKLNPGNVDEDVRVMTRKSVDDPGEPPGIVLSAATSVWLPVSPQRLFDFLRDERLRSEWDILSNGGPMQEMAHIAKGQDHGNCVSLLRASAINSSQSSMLILQETCIDEAGSLVVYAPVDIPAMHVVMNGGDSAYVALLPSGFAIVPDGPGSRGSQNGPTAATNGGDNGVARVSGSLLTVAFQILVNSLPTAKLTVESVETVNNLISCTVQKIKAALHCES
- the LOC108347471 gene encoding homeobox-leucine zipper protein ANTHOCYANINLESS 2 isoform X1, which translates into the protein MSFGGFLENKSGSGVARHDLSDIPYSNVTTTTHTNTNEDDRMPFGAISQPRLVTTTTPTLAKSMFNSPGLSLALQQTNIDGQEDVNRMVENSFEPNGLRRSREEEHESRSGSDNIDGASGDEQDAADNPPRKKRYHRHTPQQIQELEALFKECPHPDEKQRLELSKRLCLETRQVKFWFQNRRTQMKTQLERHENTLLRQENDKLRAENMSIRDAMRNPMCSNCGGPAIIGEISLEEQHLRIENARLKDELDRVCALTGKFLGRPVSSLPNSSLELGVGGNGFGGMSIGTTLPLGQDFGMGMSMSVSNNPLAMVSPTSTRPTSVVGGFDRSMERSMFLELALAAMDELVKMAQTGEPLWVRNVEGGREIMNHEEYARTFTPCIGLRPNGFVSEASRENGMVIINSLALVETLMDANRWAEMFPCIIARTSTTEVISNGINGSRNGALQLMHAELQVLSPLVPVREVNFLRFCKQHAEGVWAVVDVSIRESSGAPSTFVNCRRLPSGCVVQDMPNGYSKVTWVEHAEYDESQIHQVYRPSLNSGMGFGAQRWVATLQRQCECLAILMSSAAPSRDHSAITAGGRRSMVKLAQRMTNNFCAGVCASTVHKWNKLNPGNVDEDVRVMTRKSVDDPGEPPGIVLSAATSVWLPVSPQRLFDFLRDERLRSEWDILSNGGPMQEMAHIAKGQDHGNCVSLLRASAINSSQSSMLILQETCIDEAGSLVVYAPVDIPAMHVVMNGGDSAYVALLPSGFAIVPDGPGSRGSQNGPTAATNGGDNGVARVSGSLLTVAFQILVNSLPTAKLTVESVETVNNLISCTVQKIKAALHCES